From Xanthomonas citri pv. mangiferaeindicae:
TCAACAGCACCCACGAGGCGGGCGATCTGGGCATCGGCCTGCGCGCGGCGATGAATGCGCCGATCGTCGAAGGACGCGTCGGCCTGCGTGCGAGCTTCTCCAGGCAGGTGACGCCCGGCTACGTCGACCAGCCCGACCTAAGCGGCGACGACGCCAAGGACAGCAATGGCTACACCCAGCTCGCCTCGCGCGTGGCGCTGACTTGGCGTCTCACCGACAACGTGAATCTGCGCCTGCAGACGCTGCATCAGTTGGTCGACGCGGACAACACCGGCCAGGTCGGCCTGAGCCCGACGACGCTCGAGCCGTTGCGCGGCGAGCTCGACGGCATCCTGTTCCGGCCCACGCCCTACCGCATGGAGACCAACTACCACTCGGCGATTCTCGACTGGGACCTGGGCAGCATGGATTTCGTGTCGGCGACCAGCTTCTCCGAGACGCACATGGACGAGACCCAGGATTCCACGTTGGTCTATGGCGTCGCCTGGCCGCTGCTGACCGGTGGCGCCATCCCGGCCGGCCAGGCGCAGTTCGACATCTACCTGGGCAATCGCAAGTGGACGCAGGAGTTCCGGCTCAGCTCCAAGGCGGACGATCGCTTCGAATGGCTTGTCGGCACCTTCTTCACCGGCGAGAAGCACGCCAACAGCCAGACGGTCCTCCCCTACGACAGCAGCGGCAATCCGCTGCCGTTCAATGCCGCGTCCGGCACCTTGCCCGGTCGCTACGACGAGCAGGCGCTGTTCGCCGATGCGACCTACAAGTTCAGCCCGCGCTTCGACGTCTCGGCCGGCCTGCGCTATGCGCGCAACGAACAGGATTTCGAGCAGCACACCACCGGCGCGCTGTATGGCGGCACGCTCGACCTGGTCGATTCCATCGACGAGAACGTGTTCACCTGGAAGCTCGCCACGCGCTGGCATCTCGACGACCGCTCGATGCTCTATGCGCGCTATGCCACCGGCTATCGGCCCGGCGGCCCGAACGTCTCGGTGACCGGTTCGGTGCCGATGACGCGCTCCGACACGCTGGGCAACTTCGAGCTGGGCTACAAGTCGCACTTCTGGGACCGGCGCGCGATGATCGACGTCGCCGCGTTCCGTATCGACTGGGACGACATCCAACTGCGCGAGACCGTCAACGGCATCTCGCGGCTCGGCAACGCCGGCAGCGCGAAGAGCCAGGGCCTGGAGTTGGCGACGATGGTCCGCGCGACCGATCGGCTGACCGTCGGGTTCAATGCCGCCTACACCGATTCCGAAGTGGGCGAAGTGCCGCCGGAGAGCGGCCTGGAGTCGGGCAGCCGCATGCCGCTGACGCCGCGCCTGAGCTGGTCGAGCACCGTGGACTACGACTTCGAGGCCGGCCCGCAATGGCACGGGCGCGTCGGCGGCGGCTTCCGTTTCACCGGCAGCCGCGTCGGCGACGGCGGCTACGAGATCGAGCGCTATCGGGCGATCGACCTGCATGCCGAGCTGACCAACCTGCGCTGGACCGCGCGGCTGTACGCCCGCAACCTGACCGATGAGCGCGCCTACGTGTCGACCGGGCTGGTGCGCGACGTGTTCAACCAGGACGTCGCGGTGGTCGGCGTGCCGCTGCAGCCGCGCACGATCGGCGTGTCGATCGACTACCGCTTCTGATCCCCTGCGCCCGCGCCGCCTGACCGGGCGGACGCACGCGCGCCCCGCACGACCTTGCCCGACCGGCGAGGCAGGACGCCGCTGCGTGATCGCGACGGCGGCCTTTGCCGCGTCGCCCCTCTGCCTGCAGCACACCGGTCAGCGCCGGCGTGCCGCCTTCCCCACCTGACTGCTTCATCGATGGAGTCTCCATGACGTCTTCTTCCCCCAGCGCGACCCACGCCCTCGCCGCACTGCCCCAGCCCTACCTGCTGTTTCTCGGCGACACCACTGAGGTCGGCTTCGCCAAGACCGCGATCGGCTTGCGCGACTGGGCACCCGAGTTGTGCGTTGCCGAGTGGCGCCTGCCCGGAGGCACGGTCAGTACCGGCTTGCCCGCCATGACCCCGGCGCAGGCATACGCCGCCGGCGCCCGGGCCGTGGTGATCGGCGTGGCCAACCGCGGCGGCGTGCTCGTTGCCGACTGGGTACCGGCCCTGGTCGACGCGCTCGAACAAGGGCTGGATCTGATCAGCGGGCTTCATCAGCGGCTCGGTGATATCCCGGAACTGGCCGAGACCGCGTCGCGACTGGGACGCCAGTTGATCGATGTGCGTGTGCCGCCCCGCGGCCTGCCCGTGGGCACCGGCCGCAAGCGCAGCGGAAAGCGCGTTCTGACAGTCGGCACCGACTGCGCGCTCGGAAAGAAGTACACCGCGCTCGCATTGGCGCGCGGCCTGCGCGAGCGCGGCGTCGACGCCACGTTCCGGGCCAGTGGCCAGACCGGGATCCTGATTGCCGGCCAGGGGATTGCGATGGACGCCGTGGTCGCGGACTTCTCCGCAGGCGCCGCCGAGCTCCTGAGCCCCGATGCCGCCGACGGGCACTGGGACGTCATCGAGGGCCAGGGGTCGCTGTTCCATCCCGCCTACGCTGGCGTCAGCCTGGGTCTGCTGCACGGAAGCCAGCCGGACGTCTTCGTGGTCTGCCACCAGCCCGACCGCGCGCATACGCTCGGATATCCGGACTATCCGCTGCCGTCGATCGAAGAGGTCATCGATCTGACCGTGCGTCTGGGGCGCCGCACCAACCCGGCGATTCGCTGCATCGGCGTGAGCCTCAACACGCAGGGCATGGACGCTGCGGATGTCGACGCGCTCTGCGCGGATATCACCGCGCGTCTCGGACTGCCGGCCGGCGATCCGATGCGAAACGATGGCAAATTCAATCACCTTGTGGAGGCCTGCCTGTCATGAAGAACCGATCCCTGACCCTGAGCCTGACCGCATGTCTGGTCGGCGTCTTCGGCCTGGGCGCGGTGTCGGCCGAGGCCGCACCGGCCACCCCGGTCGAAACCGAAGTCGCCCGCCTGGCCACGCAGGTCGACGGCACCGTCGGTGTCTCGGCCTGGCGCCTGGACGGCGCTGGCCCGCAAGTGCATCTCAACCCCGACGACGCGTTCCCGATGGCCAGTACGTTCAAGGTCGCGGTCGCCGCGGCAGTGCTGGCGAAGGTGGATGCGGGCGAGCTGGCGCTGACGACGATGGTGCCGGTGCCCATGGCGATGCACGTGGACTCGGAGGTGATTGCCGACCGCTTCATCCACGAAGGGCTGAGCCTGTCGATCCATAATCTGCTCGAGGTGATGCTGACCCAGAGCGACAACACCGCTACCGATGTGCTGGTCGCGCAGGCGGGTGGCCCGGCGGCGGTGACCGCCTGGCTGCGCGCGCAAGGGGTCGAAGGCCAACGTGTGGACCGCAACACGCGTGATCTGTTGCTCGGCTTCTACGGCATCCGCGAGGCCGGACCGCTGACCAAGGCCGGTGTGGCCGAACTGGCGAAGGACCCGGCGCTGCTGGCGCGCAGCCAGCAAGCCAATCGTGCCTTCGATGCCGATCCTCGCGATACCTCGACCCCGCGCGCGATGTCGACGCTGTTGACGCGCCTGTTCAAGGGCGAGGCCCTGAGCGCCGACAGCACGCAGACGCTGATCCAGGTGATGGAACGCTGCCGCACCTGCGGCGACCGCCTGCGCGGCCGCATGCCGGCCGGCACGGTGGTGGCCGACAAGAGCGGCACATTGGGCGGCACGGTCAACGACGTGGGCGTGGTCACTCTGCCTGACGGCAGCCAGGTGGTGATCTCGGCGTTCGTCAAGGGAAGCTCGGCGCCGCGGAGCGATCGCGAGCGCGTCATCGCCGAGATCGCCCGGACCGTGCGCGATTACTATCTGTTCCTGCCCAAGGCCGCGACGCCATGACGGCCCAGGCCAGCCGGTTCCAGCGGTTTCTGCTGCCGGGCCTGGCCTTCAAGTCCGCAGTGATCGGTGGCGGTTACGCCACCGGTCGCGAGCTGGCTGAGTTCTTCCTGCCGTCGGGGCCTTGGGGCGGCCTGGCGGCCATCACGCTGTCGATGGTGGTGTGGAGCGTCGTGTGCGCGCTGACGTTCCTGCTTGCCCAGCAGATCCGCGCTTACGACTACCGCAGCTTCTTCCGGCATCTGCTCGGTCGTGGCTGGTGGACGTTCGAGATCGCCTACCTGGCCCTGATCGTCGTGGTGCTGGCGGTGTTCGGTGCGGCTGCCGGCGAACTGGCGTCGAGCATGTTCGCCTGGCCGCGCATCGTCGGCACGCTGCTGCTGGTGGTCGTGATCACCTTGGTGGTGCAGGCCGGTGCGAATGCCGTCGAGCGCCTGTTCAAGCTGATGTCGATCTTCATGTACCTGGTCTACGCGCTGGCGGCATGCCTGATTCTGATGCGCTTCGGTGGCGCATCGATGTCGGCGCTGTCGAGCGCCGGCCCGCCCGAGGCGCGCTGGGCGCTCGACGGGCTGACCTACGCCGGTTACAACGTGTTCGCAGCGGTGTCGGCATTGCTGGTCGTGCGGCACATGCTGGGGCGCCGCGATGCCGTGGTCGCTGGCGCACTGGCCGGTCCGCTGGCGATTCTGCCGGCGATGATCTTCTACCTGTGCATGCTGGCTTTCCTGCCCGGGGTCGCCGATGCGCCGCTGCCGTCGGATCTGATGCTGGGCCAACTGGGCATGCCCTGGTTCCACTGGCTGTTCCGGCTGATGATCCTGGTGGCCCTGGTCGAGACCGGTGTGGCGCTGATGGCATCGGTCGACCGACGCATCCTGATTCACTGGCAGGAGCGGACCGGCCGCGAGCCGGGCCCGCTGCTGCGCGCGGGGATCATCGCCGCGCTCCTGCTCGGCGCGGTGGTCATGGCCGACGCGATTGGGCTGGTATCGCTGATCGCGCAGGGCTATCGCCTGTTGGCGTACGCGATTCTGTCCACCTATGTCGTGCCACTGCTGCTCTACGCGGGTCGCGAGCTGTGGACCCGGCGGCGCCGGGCGTTCGATGGCAGCGTGCTGCCGTCCTCACCGACCGGAGCGGGCTGAACGCGCGCCGCGCATGCCCATAAGCTGGGGCTATGGATTGGCAGCGCCAATTCAATAGCCGGCTGTGCGCACGCCACTGAAGATGGTCGGGTGATCCGGAACTGCCCAGGAGCCTGCGCTTGATGTCCCTCGAGTCCAACGCGCCCGGCGCCTGGGCCCCGCCGTTCCTGCTCTATCTGGGCGATGCCGCCGACGACCTGGCCGCCAAGACCGCGCGAGGTCTCGCGCAGTTCCGCCCGCAGTGGTGTGCCGGCCAGTTCCGTGGGCCCCAATGCCGCACGACGGTCGGACTGCCGGATATGGACTTCGTGCACGCGCACGCCGCGGGCGTCAGGACACTGGTCGTCGGCCTCGCCAGTGCGGGCGGCCGGCTGTCGCCGACCATGGTTGACGACATCGTTGCCGCGCTCGGGCCGGGCTCGATGTCGCATCCGGCTTGCACGAGCGCCTGGCCGCGCACCCGTCGATCGCTGCCGCTGCGCAGCGCCACGGCAGACGCCTGTTCGAAGTCCGGATGCCACCGCCCGACCTGCCGGTCGGAACCGGGCGCAAGCGCGAAGGCCGGCGCCTGCTGACGGTCGGTACCGACTGCTCCACCGGCAAGATGGTCACCGCGCTCGTTCTCGAAGCGGCGTTGCGCGCACGTGGCGTCCCGGCCGACTTTCGTGCAACCGGCCAGACCGGGATTCTCATCGCCGGTCGTGGCATTGCGATCGACGCGCTGGTCGCCGACTTCATTTCGGGGGCGTCGAAGCATTGTCGCCCGCGCGCGATGACGGCGGTTGGGACGTCATCGAGGGCCAGGGCTCGCTGTTCCACGCGTCGTTCGCCGGGGTCGCGCTCGGGCTGCTGCATGGCGCCCAGCCCGACGCACTGGTGCTGTGCCATACGCCAGGACGCCAGCACATGCGCGGCCTGCCACACATGGCCCCACCGGACCTGGCCATCACGCTCGAAGCAAACCTCGCGGCGGCACGCCTGACCAATCCCCGCGTGCAGGCGGCAGGCATCGCCCTCAATACCAGTGCCCTGTCCGATGCCGAGGCACTGCGCTTGTGCCGCGACACCGAGCAGGCCTTCGCTTTGCCGACCTGCGATCCCCTGCGCCACGGCGCCGCCGCCATCATCGACAAGGTGCTCGCATGCTGTCCTGGTTGAGTGCACACCCGCGCAGTTGGCCGCTGGCCGTTCCCTTTCGCATCTCGCGCGGCTTGCGCACCACGGCCGAGGTCGTCGAGGTCCATGTCCGCGATGGCGACCACGTCGGTCGCGGCGAGTCCACGCCGTATGCCCGTTACGGGGAAACGACCGCATCGGTCCTGGCACAGATCGAGACGCTGACCCGGGCCGCGCCTCGTGGAATCGATCGGGCGCAGCTGCAGCGGATGCTGCCGCCGGGCGCGGCACGCAATGCGGTCGATGCCGCGCTGTGGGACCTGGAATCGCAGCGCCGCGGCGCGTCGGTCGCCACGCTGCTCGGGCAGACCGCCCCGCCCTGCCTGCCGAGCGCACAGACCATCGGCCTGGATACGGCCGAGCGCATGGCCAGCGCCGCACGTGGGCACGCGCATCTCGACCTGCTCAAGATCAAAGTCGGCGCCGACGATCCCGCGCGCCTGATCCGTGCGGTGCGCGAGGCAGCGCCACTAGCGCGGCTGATGGTCGATCCCAACGAGAGCTGGACGCTGGCGCTGCTGCAGGCGATGCAGCCGGTGCT
This genomic window contains:
- a CDS encoding EBNA-1 nuclear protein, coding for MTSSSPSATHALAALPQPYLLFLGDTTEVGFAKTAIGLRDWAPELCVAEWRLPGGTVSTGLPAMTPAQAYAAGARAVVIGVANRGGVLVADWVPALVDALEQGLDLISGLHQRLGDIPELAETASRLGRQLIDVRVPPRGLPVGTGRKRSGKRVLTVGTDCALGKKYTALALARGLRERGVDATFRASGQTGILIAGQGIAMDAVVADFSAGAAELLSPDAADGHWDVIEGQGSLFHPAYAGVSLGLLHGSQPDVFVVCHQPDRAHTLGYPDYPLPSIEEVIDLTVRLGRRTNPAIRCIGVSLNTQGMDAADVDALCADITARLGLPAGDPMRNDGKFNHLVEACLS